The Rhea pennata isolate bPtePen1 chromosome 9, bPtePen1.pri, whole genome shotgun sequence genome has a segment encoding these proteins:
- the CHST2 gene encoding carbohydrate sulfotransferase 2, with the protein MKACRRKALALCLGYALLLLLAALNLLEYKWRREPRRCAEPPAAARRRPPPPPPAGSRGPAGARRQLVYVFTTWRSGSSFFGELFNQNPEVFFLYEPVWHVWQKLYPGDAVSLQGAARDMLSSLYRCDLSVFQLYSTAGAGKNLTTLGIFGAATNKVICSSPLCPAYRKEVVGMVDDRVCKKCPPQRLSRFQEECHKYRTLVIKGVRVFDLAVLAPLMRDPALELKVIHLVRDPRAVASSRIKSRHGLIRESLQVVRSRDPRIHRMPFLDAGHKLGGKKEGGGGSDYHALGAMEVICSSMAKTLQTALHPPDWLQGNYLAVRYEDLVVEPIKTLRQVYGFVNLSVSPEMEKFALNMTSGPGYSSKPFVVSARNATQALSAWRTALSFQQIKQVEEYCHQPMALLGYERVGSPEEVKDLSRTLLRKPRL; encoded by the coding sequence atGAAAGCGTGCCGGCGGAAGGCGCTGGCGCTGTGCCTGGGCTacgcgctgctgctgctgctcgccGCCCTCAACCTGCTGGAGTACAAGtggcggcgggagccgcggcgctgcgccgagccccccgccgccgcccgccgccgcccgccgccgccgccgcccgcggggagccgcggcccggccggcgcccggcggcagcTGGTCTATGTGTTCACCACCTGGCGGTCCGGGTCCTCCTTCTTCGGGGAGCTCTTCAACCAGAACCCCGAGGTCTTCTTCCTCTACGAGCCCGTGTGGCACGTCTGGCAGAAGCTGTACCCCGGGGACGCCGTCTCGCTGCAAGGGGCGGCCCGCGACATGCTGAGCTCCCTGTACCGCTGCGACCTCTCCGTCTTCCAGCTCTACAGCACGGCGGGCGCCGGCAAGAACCTCACCACGCTGGGCATCTTCGGCGCCGCCACCAACAAGGTCATCTGCTCCTCGCCCCTCTGCCCGGCCTACCGCAAGGAGGTGGTGGGCATGGTGGACGACCGGGTGTGCAAGAAGTGCCCCCCGCAGCGCCTCAGCCGCTTCCAGGAGGAGTGCCACAAGTACCGCACCCTGGTCATCAAGGGCGTCCGCGTCTTCGACCTGGCCGTCCTTGCCCCGCTCATGCGGGACCCGGCCCTGGAGCTCAAAGTCATCCACCTGGTGCGCGACCCCCGGGCCGTCGCCAGCTCCCGCATCAAATCCCGGCACGGCCTCATTCGGGAGAGCCTGCAGGTGGTGAGGAGCCGGGACCCCCGCATCCACCGCATGCCCTTCCTGGACGCTGGCCACAAGCTGGGCGGCAAGAAGGAGGGTGGGGGCGGCTCAGACTACCACGCGCTGGGCGCCATGGAGGTCATCTGCAGCAGCATGGCCAAGACCCTGCAGACCGCCCTGCACCCCCCCGACTGGCTCCAGGGCAACTACCTGGCTGTGCGCTACGAGGACCTGGTGGTGGAGCCCATCAAGACCTTGCGGCAGGTCTATGGCTTCGTCAACCTGTCGGTCAGCCCAGAGATGGAGAAATTCGCCCTCAACATGACCAGTGGCCCCGGCTACTCCTCCAAGCCCTTCGTGGTGTCGGCCAGGAACGCCACGCAGGCGCTGAGCGCCTGGAGGACCGCGCTCAGCTTCCAGCAGATCAAGCAGGTGGAGGAGTACTGCCACCAGCCCATGGCCCTGCTGGGCTACGAGCGGGTGGGCAGCCCCGAAGAGGTGAAGGACCTCAGCAGAACGTTGCTCAGGAAGCCGCGGCTGTGA